Part of the Methylophaga nitratireducenticrescens genome is shown below.
CTTGTATCCGCTGTGTCAAGCTTAGCCCCAAAAGTTTAATTAATACCGATAGCGCTTTTGTTTTAAACCATTCTGGTTTATTTTTTATTTGATTTACGGCGCTAGGCGCCGTGAAAGTTAATGGTAGTAAACTAATTCAGTTTATGTTAGTTTACGAATATTGTGTTTCACGGCGTTAATCGCCGCAAAAAAAGCTGACAGTAAACTAAAAAAAGGTATGTACGCTTGGTTAACAGCACTACTTCACATGATGATGTAGCAAAAGGGGTTTATAAACAGTCACTTAAGGCGCTTCTGCCTTATGGCATGTTGGCCACTAAAAAGTGGCTGGCCGAACAAGGCTTAAGCGCCCATGCCATCGATAATGCAGTAAAAACAGACACCTTGCTATTGCTGGCGACAGGCGTTTATAGCCAGTATTCTCGTTCGCTGAGCTGGGAAGGGGTGGTTGCTTCTCTGCAGCATATGGAGGTGAACGGCTCGGATAGCCTGCCTTCTGTTATCGTTGGCGGTTTGTCGGCATTGTCATTGTCGGGATTGTCGCAGTATCTATCGTTAGGCAATAGGCCACATATTCATTTATATACACAAGGTAAGTTGCCATCATGGCTGGGGCGTTTGTCACTACCCGTTGAATGTGAGGGACATAGCACAAATACGTTATGGCCTGAATGGCTGTTAAAAGATAAAACCTTTATCAGACAGCATGAATGGGAGGCAGAGCTTCCCCCTGTGTATTTTTCATGCCCTGAAAAAGCGCTATTGGAATTACTGGTCGATTTGCCCAATGCCGTTAGCTTTGAACATGCCGACGAATTGATGCAAGGTTTGGTGAATTTATCCCCCAGAAAGCTCGATGCACTTTTAAAAGCCTGTAAAAGTGTGAAGGTAAAACGATTGTTTTTCTGGTTGGCAAAGCGCCAAGCCTATCCTTGGTTTAGCAAGCTAAACGTCAAAGACTATGACTTAGGTTCGGGTAAGCGTGTCGTGGCGAAAGGCGGCAAATTGGATACGGATTATTTAATCACTGTTCCGTCACATATGGTGATGGAAAGCGAAAGCTAGAAATGGATAGAAACAGTATTTATTACAAACAAGTGCAACTGTTGATGCAGGTTTTGCCCTTTGTCGCTAAACAGGAATGTTTTGCGCTTAAAGGCGGCACAGCAATCAATCTCTTTGTCAGAGAGTTTCCGCGCTTGTCGGTTGATATTGATCTGGTCTATCTGCCCATGAAAAGCCGTGATGAGGCTTTGCAGGAAATCAGCGAAGCACTTGATGCCATTAGCGCAGACTTAAAAGCGGCGTTTAAAGATATAGAGCT
Proteins encoded:
- a CDS encoding type IV toxin-antitoxin system AbiEi family antitoxin, with product MVNSTTSHDDVAKGVYKQSLKALLPYGMLATKKWLAEQGLSAHAIDNAVKTDTLLLLATGVYSQYSRSLSWEGVVASLQHMEVNGSDSLPSVIVGGLSALSLSGLSQYLSLGNRPHIHLYTQGKLPSWLGRLSLPVECEGHSTNTLWPEWLLKDKTFIRQHEWEAELPPVYFSCPEKALLELLVDLPNAVSFEHADELMQGLVNLSPRKLDALLKACKSVKVKRLFFWLAKRQAYPWFSKLNVKDYDLGSGKRVVAKGGKLDTDYLITVPSHMVMESES